A region of Reichenbachiella carrageenanivorans DNA encodes the following proteins:
- a CDS encoding ATP-binding protein: MSYIKSAALCFAFVLSLLPKVGAQSSEKGLPFIDYYSPSDYRAGSFNFNVIRDTLGIYYFSNDDGVLVYNGVDWNLIKVTREKSVYWLQQDSQGTIYVGADGEFGYLQASKTGRLSYVSLMDKVDAKYHDFGAVWEVACTSKEVVFRSKKYIFRLVGNEVKVFFPAHNEFDIAFTVRDTVYTRNKGVGLMYFDGDQLKLKKGGAFFADMKVNIFLPYGEDLLIGSRYDGLYVLKNGEVEALKTEVDDFLKAYKIYHGCVTYDGNYAFAAYTKGVAILDKNGKLLEMLDENSGLIDFQYLFVGMFDANNLWIANGVGTTKVKTLSPLSFFDENRGIKDVGTDIVRYKGDIYAATLRDLFLLEKGGFGGQFRKFNPEDFYEIYSLDLMNDEMIIACQRGLIAYDDEKFRFLDERRIHYAKVSKDQSEIYVGVGEMGFGVYYQEGESYQLIRLNGFNEPIKKIEEIGDKIVFVSKYGTLGVVSHRVAQGVHYLKLEKEYQVGNAAIVPCGDKILVVAREGWYFMDSTGWISEPRELALSNKPTKIMQVVPVGDEKLWVSYQDEERINYNEYVVMGNGKMNATGVAFGSHFHVNSSYADQDSVLWFIGDGGVVRYDQKIPITIPVGDFTCHIDRLVWDKDSLLFEHGADIAPIVLPHDKTDIRFAFFTNEVNASEEKTFQYRLVGSDDEWSKWSRESKKDYTGLKAGEYTFEVRAKNAVNQISKADAFHFYVERPWYLTKMSFFGFMVLFVGIIYGVFRIRMASLEQAKVRLEKQVSKRTAEVEAQKRDLETQRVILQNANDTKNQLFSIIGHDLRSPLNSLQGLTDLIHHYQAEQQPEMVDELVGHMSDSVKRLRHLLDNLLTWALNQSGNFKVNPELIKIDFFLKEIISILKESAKSKSISITLHGVSGCLINADRNSLSTVIRNLLNNAIKFSNEGSVIEVRYTYDHEKTIIKIIDEGIGISADKLSDIFELTHSTYGTNNEKGTGLGLVLVSEFVALNGGTIDVSSVQGKGTTFTLTFPNK; encoded by the coding sequence ATGAGTTATATAAAGTCAGCAGCATTGTGTTTCGCATTCGTGCTTTCATTACTTCCTAAGGTTGGTGCACAATCCAGCGAAAAAGGACTGCCTTTTATAGACTATTATTCTCCTTCAGATTATCGAGCAGGTAGTTTCAATTTTAACGTAATCAGAGATACTTTAGGGATTTATTATTTTTCTAATGATGACGGTGTACTGGTGTACAATGGTGTGGATTGGAACCTCATCAAGGTGACCAGAGAGAAATCCGTATATTGGCTACAGCAAGACAGCCAAGGAACGATTTACGTTGGAGCAGATGGCGAGTTTGGCTATCTACAAGCATCCAAAACCGGCAGACTCAGTTACGTGTCTTTGATGGACAAAGTAGATGCCAAGTACCACGACTTTGGTGCGGTATGGGAAGTGGCTTGTACGAGCAAAGAAGTAGTCTTTAGATCCAAAAAATACATATTTAGACTTGTAGGCAATGAGGTGAAAGTGTTTTTTCCGGCACACAACGAATTTGATATTGCCTTTACTGTGCGAGATACGGTCTATACTCGGAATAAAGGGGTAGGCCTCATGTACTTCGATGGCGATCAGTTGAAACTGAAAAAAGGAGGGGCATTTTTTGCAGACATGAAGGTAAATATTTTCTTGCCATACGGTGAAGATCTATTGATTGGATCGAGATACGACGGGTTGTATGTGTTGAAAAATGGTGAAGTGGAAGCGTTGAAAACGGAAGTAGACGATTTCCTGAAAGCGTATAAAATATATCATGGCTGTGTAACCTACGATGGCAATTATGCCTTTGCAGCATACACCAAGGGAGTGGCTATTTTAGATAAAAATGGCAAGTTGCTAGAAATGCTCGATGAAAATTCAGGACTGATAGACTTTCAGTATTTGTTTGTGGGTATGTTCGATGCCAACAATCTTTGGATTGCCAATGGAGTGGGAACCACCAAAGTTAAGACTCTTTCTCCTTTGTCTTTTTTTGATGAAAATAGAGGAATAAAGGATGTAGGAACAGATATTGTCCGATACAAAGGAGATATCTACGCTGCCACATTGAGAGATTTATTTTTGTTAGAAAAAGGAGGGTTTGGAGGCCAGTTTAGGAAATTTAACCCAGAGGATTTTTATGAAATCTATTCGCTCGATCTCATGAATGATGAGATGATTATAGCTTGTCAGCGAGGGCTCATAGCCTATGATGATGAGAAATTCAGGTTTCTAGACGAACGAAGAATCCATTACGCCAAGGTATCTAAAGATCAATCGGAAATCTATGTGGGCGTGGGGGAAATGGGCTTTGGGGTGTATTATCAAGAAGGCGAATCCTATCAATTAATTCGACTAAATGGTTTTAACGAGCCGATCAAAAAAATTGAAGAGATTGGAGATAAGATTGTTTTTGTGTCTAAATATGGTACCCTTGGAGTTGTATCACATCGAGTGGCGCAAGGAGTACATTACCTAAAGCTCGAAAAGGAGTATCAGGTAGGCAATGCGGCTATCGTACCTTGTGGAGACAAAATATTGGTGGTGGCGAGAGAAGGGTGGTATTTTATGGATAGCACAGGTTGGATCTCTGAGCCTCGTGAGTTGGCTTTGTCAAACAAACCCACTAAAATCATGCAAGTGGTGCCTGTGGGTGATGAGAAACTGTGGGTCAGTTATCAGGACGAAGAGCGGATCAATTATAATGAATATGTAGTGATGGGCAATGGTAAAATGAATGCTACGGGAGTGGCCTTTGGTTCGCATTTTCATGTAAACTCTTCCTATGCAGATCAAGATAGCGTACTTTGGTTTATAGGAGATGGAGGTGTGGTGAGATATGATCAGAAAATACCTATTACCATCCCAGTAGGGGATTTTACCTGTCATATCGATCGATTGGTATGGGACAAAGACTCACTGCTCTTTGAGCATGGTGCTGACATAGCACCTATTGTATTGCCTCATGATAAAACTGATATTCGATTTGCTTTCTTTACTAATGAAGTGAATGCCAGTGAAGAAAAGACTTTTCAGTACAGACTGGTGGGGAGTGATGACGAATGGTCTAAATGGTCGAGAGAGTCCAAAAAAGATTATACAGGTCTGAAGGCAGGGGAATATACCTTTGAGGTACGAGCTAAAAATGCAGTAAATCAAATCAGCAAAGCCGATGCGTTTCATTTTTATGTAGAACGACCGTGGTATTTGACTAAAATGTCCTTTTTCGGATTTATGGTTCTTTTTGTAGGAATTATATATGGGGTGTTCAGGATTAGAATGGCCAGCCTAGAGCAAGCAAAAGTTCGTTTGGAAAAGCAGGTGTCAAAACGTACTGCTGAGGTGGAAGCGCAAAAAAGAGATTTGGAAACCCAACGTGTGATCTTGCAAAATGCCAATGATACGAAAAATCAGCTATTTTCTATTATTGGACACGATCTAAGAAGTCCACTCAATTCTTTGCAGGGGCTTACGGATTTGATTCACCATTATCAGGCAGAACAGCAGCCAGAAATGGTCGATGAGCTTGTGGGGCATATGTCGGACTCGGTCAAGCGCTTACGTCATTTATTGGATAACTTGCTCACGTGGGCGCTCAATCAGTCTGGCAATTTCAAGGTGAATCCAGAGCTGATCAAAATTGATTTTTTTCTCAAAGAGATTATCTCTATTCTGAAAGAATCAGCTAAATCTAAGAGTATATCGATTACTCTTCATGGTGTGTCAGGCTGTCTGATCAATGCGGATAGAAACTCGCTTTCTACTGTGATTAGAAACTTGCTCAACAATGCCATCAAGTTTTCGAACGAAGGATCTGTTATTGAAGTAAGGTATACCTATGATCATGAAAAGACCATAATCAAAATTATAGACGAAGGTATCGGTATATCAGCCGACAAGTTGAGTGATATATTCGAACTGACACACTCCACATATGGCACCAACAATGAAAAGGGTACAGGGTTGGGTTTGGTGCTGGTGAGTGAGTTTGTGGCACTTAATGGTGGTACGATTGACGTGAGTAGTGTGCAAGGTAAGGGCACTACTTTTACACTTACTTTCCCTAATAAGTAA
- a CDS encoding sugar kinase yields the protein MKKVVTFGEIMLRLAPQGFLRFSQANSFDVVYGGGESNVAVSLANYGVPVDFVTRLPKNDIGECALMEMRKRGVNTNNIVFGGDRLGIYFLETGAVSRGSKVVYDRDHSAMCEIKPGMVDWKEVFKDAGFFHWTGITPAISQSAADACLEAVKVASDMGVTVSTDLNYRAKLWNYCDAKKREEIMSELTSYCDIVLGNEEDAEMHFGIKPEGITVQTQGHDVKAEAFLSVCQQMMKKFPKAKKVITTLRGSISASHNTWAGVLYDGTKMYETRQYQITDIVDRVGGGDSFMGGLIYGLLTYPQDDQKALDFAVAASCLKHTIKGDANLVTVAEVEKLMGGDASGRVAR from the coding sequence ATGAAAAAGGTAGTAACATTTGGAGAGATCATGTTGAGATTGGCTCCACAGGGATTTTTAAGATTTTCTCAGGCCAATAGCTTCGACGTAGTATACGGAGGTGGTGAATCTAACGTGGCAGTATCGCTTGCCAACTATGGTGTACCCGTTGATTTCGTGACTCGACTACCTAAGAATGACATCGGCGAATGTGCATTGATGGAAATGAGAAAAAGAGGTGTAAACACCAACAACATCGTATTTGGTGGTGACAGATTGGGCATCTATTTTCTAGAAACTGGCGCAGTAAGCAGAGGAAGTAAAGTCGTATATGACAGAGATCACTCTGCGATGTGCGAAATCAAGCCAGGCATGGTAGATTGGAAGGAAGTATTCAAGGATGCTGGCTTTTTCCACTGGACAGGCATCACTCCTGCAATCTCTCAGAGCGCAGCAGACGCTTGCCTAGAGGCAGTAAAAGTAGCTTCTGACATGGGAGTTACTGTATCTACAGACTTGAACTACAGAGCTAAACTTTGGAACTACTGTGATGCTAAGAAAAGAGAAGAAATCATGAGTGAGTTGACTTCTTATTGCGACATCGTACTAGGCAACGAAGAAGATGCTGAAATGCACTTTGGCATCAAGCCAGAAGGCATCACGGTACAAACACAAGGGCATGACGTAAAAGCAGAAGCCTTCCTATCTGTATGTCAGCAAATGATGAAAAAATTCCCTAAAGCGAAAAAAGTAATCACCACCCTAAGAGGAAGTATTTCTGCTTCTCACAACACATGGGCGGGCGTATTGTACGACGGTACTAAAATGTACGAGACTCGTCAGTACCAAATCACAGACATCGTAGACCGTGTAGGTGGTGGAGATTCGTTTATGGGTGGATTGATCTACGGACTATTGACTTACCCTCAGGACGATCAAAAGGCATTGGATTTTGCAGTAGCAGCGTCTTGTCTGAAACATACTATTAAAGGAGATGCTAATCTGGTAACGGTAGCAGAGGTTGAAAAACTGATGGGTGGAGACGCATCAGGTAGAGTAGCCAGATAG
- a CDS encoding bifunctional 4-hydroxy-2-oxoglutarate aldolase/2-dehydro-3-deoxy-phosphogluconate aldolase: MARFTRIEVAQQMGATGMVPVFYHKDIEVCKKILKACYEGGVRVFEFVNRGDYAQEVFNELNKFAAKETPELILGIGSVVDAGTTSLYIQNGANFVVSPILNADMAKVCNRRKIAWSPGCGSLTEISYAEELGAEVVKIFPGSQVGGPSFVAAVKGPFPWSSIMPTGGVEPTEDNLKGWIDAGVHCVGMGSKLFVKNSEGEYDYAGLTAKVKATLALIQKLRG; the protein is encoded by the coding sequence ATGGCACGATTTACAAGAATAGAAGTAGCCCAGCAAATGGGAGCCACAGGCATGGTACCTGTCTTTTATCACAAAGACATTGAAGTATGTAAAAAAATACTAAAAGCCTGCTACGAAGGCGGAGTAAGAGTTTTTGAGTTTGTAAACAGAGGCGATTACGCCCAAGAAGTTTTCAACGAGCTCAACAAGTTTGCAGCTAAAGAAACACCTGAATTGATTTTGGGCATTGGCTCTGTAGTAGATGCTGGTACTACTTCACTTTACATCCAGAATGGAGCCAACTTCGTGGTATCTCCTATCTTGAATGCTGACATGGCGAAGGTTTGTAACCGAAGAAAAATTGCTTGGTCTCCTGGATGTGGTTCATTGACTGAAATATCATACGCAGAAGAACTAGGTGCTGAAGTAGTGAAGATATTCCCTGGTTCACAAGTAGGCGGTCCATCATTCGTGGCAGCTGTAAAAGGCCCATTCCCATGGAGCAGCATCATGCCAACTGGCGGGGTAGAGCCTACTGAAGACAACCTAAAAGGGTGGATCGACGCTGGCGTACATTGCGTAGGTATGGGATCTAAACTTTTTGTAAAAAACTCTGAAGGCGAGTATGACTACGCTGGACTGACTGCTAAGGTGAAAGCGACATTGGCGCTGATCCAAAAGCTAAGAGGTTAA
- a CDS encoding penicillin acylase family protein, with translation MKLLRFIFALGLTLLFFFYLNHKQDKVPPLGHFLSPFTGFWQNGELDGIDLPAEIDVDQLKAPVQIKFDENQVPHIFAENDYDLYFAQGYVTAFHRLWQMEFQVLAAAGRTAEVVGERQLDFDRIQRRKGLVYGAKRSLEVAEQDPQVINMIQAYTDGINYWVDQLDYEDYPIEYKLLDYAPEPWTNLKVMLMIKNMADMLSRGENDLENTNALSVFGLEDFNKLFPETYKNIDPVIPAGTKWDFKPISVDQPAVSFPQVFTKEVIENPDPRNGSNNFVVSADRTANGKVLLANEPDLSLNLPSIWYVIQLHAPGINVMGASLPGVPSVVVGFNDSIAWGVTNAKRDVVDWYYIKFRNDKREEYQYDNKWLKTEKVIEEFKVREEESFYDTIVYTHYGPVAYDRNFLGDGDRINLAMKWTAHEGSKEFKTFYQLNRAGNYDDFMSALKYYSGPPQNFAFASAQGDIAMTIQGKFPAKWQGQGKFLLDGRDARQEWQAIIPPEQNATAKNPLQGFVSSANQHPVDSTYPYYVYDYNYEFYRNRRINDRLRLLDRMTVKDMIRLQNDNYNYRASESLPIMLDALDTMKLTDTHKKAYFLLKQWDYFAEPEWIAPTIYKVWWDELYALVWDEFDEQELAMSKPHVFNTIYLMTNEADSKFFDIESTKKTETLNDLINASYATAMSKLEDWKNENDSEYIWYLYKNTRVKHLLGLEPFSFEKVKIGGDRNIVNAASGRHGPSWRMIVEMSANGPKAWGIYPGSQSGNPGHPSYGDMIEDWASGNYAPLHYLKSATDQTEHIIFSQTLQSEN, from the coding sequence ATGAAACTTCTAAGATTCATTTTTGCTCTCGGGCTTACACTGCTATTCTTTTTTTATCTCAATCATAAGCAAGACAAAGTACCTCCTTTAGGTCATTTTCTGAGTCCATTTACGGGCTTTTGGCAGAATGGTGAATTAGACGGAATTGACCTTCCAGCAGAAATAGATGTCGATCAGCTGAAAGCCCCAGTACAGATCAAATTTGATGAAAATCAGGTGCCTCATATCTTCGCAGAAAATGACTATGACCTGTATTTTGCTCAAGGCTATGTCACAGCCTTTCATCGTTTGTGGCAAATGGAATTTCAGGTATTGGCAGCGGCGGGTCGCACTGCCGAAGTTGTGGGTGAGCGCCAATTGGATTTTGATCGGATACAGCGAAGAAAAGGCTTGGTCTACGGAGCTAAGCGATCACTGGAAGTGGCGGAGCAAGATCCACAGGTGATCAATATGATTCAGGCCTATACCGACGGGATTAACTATTGGGTCGATCAGCTGGATTATGAAGATTATCCCATTGAGTACAAATTGCTAGATTATGCACCCGAACCGTGGACCAATTTGAAAGTAATGCTTATGATCAAAAATATGGCTGATATGCTTTCTCGTGGAGAAAATGACTTGGAAAATACCAATGCATTGAGCGTTTTTGGGTTGGAAGATTTCAATAAGTTATTTCCAGAAACTTATAAAAACATAGACCCTGTCATACCTGCAGGTACCAAATGGGATTTTAAACCTATTTCTGTAGACCAGCCAGCCGTCAGCTTTCCTCAGGTTTTCACCAAAGAAGTGATCGAAAATCCAGACCCTAGAAACGGGTCTAACAATTTTGTAGTGTCTGCTGATCGGACAGCCAATGGAAAAGTACTGTTGGCCAATGAACCAGATTTGAGTTTGAACCTGCCATCGATATGGTATGTGATTCAGCTTCATGCACCAGGCATCAATGTGATGGGGGCTTCTTTGCCAGGCGTGCCTAGTGTGGTGGTTGGGTTCAATGATTCTATTGCTTGGGGCGTAACCAATGCCAAACGGGATGTGGTAGATTGGTATTATATCAAGTTCAGAAATGATAAAAGGGAAGAGTATCAGTATGACAACAAATGGCTTAAAACAGAAAAAGTCATAGAGGAGTTTAAGGTAAGAGAGGAAGAGAGTTTTTATGATACTATTGTATATACCCACTATGGGCCTGTAGCCTATGATAGAAACTTTTTAGGAGATGGAGATCGCATTAATCTGGCAATGAAATGGACGGCACATGAGGGCTCTAAAGAGTTTAAAACCTTCTATCAATTGAATAGAGCTGGAAATTATGACGACTTTATGTCGGCGCTAAAATATTACTCGGGACCACCACAAAACTTTGCTTTTGCCAGCGCTCAAGGAGATATTGCTATGACGATTCAGGGTAAATTCCCTGCAAAGTGGCAAGGACAAGGTAAATTTTTGTTGGATGGGAGAGATGCTAGACAAGAGTGGCAAGCTATTATACCTCCTGAGCAAAACGCAACAGCCAAAAACCCATTACAAGGATTTGTTAGCTCTGCCAATCAGCATCCAGTAGACTCTACCTATCCCTATTATGTATACGATTACAATTATGAATTTTATCGCAATAGGAGAATAAACGATAGGCTTAGGCTGCTTGATCGAATGACAGTCAAAGACATGATTCGCCTACAGAATGATAACTATAATTATAGAGCTTCTGAAAGTTTACCAATAATGCTAGATGCTTTGGATACAATGAAATTGACTGATACGCATAAGAAGGCCTATTTCCTTTTGAAACAATGGGACTACTTTGCTGAGCCAGAGTGGATCGCACCTACTATATATAAGGTCTGGTGGGATGAGTTGTATGCTTTGGTTTGGGATGAGTTTGATGAGCAAGAGCTTGCTATGTCAAAACCGCACGTGTTCAATACGATCTATCTCATGACCAATGAAGCTGATAGTAAGTTCTTTGATATAGAATCTACGAAAAAAACAGAGACACTTAATGACTTGATTAATGCTTCGTATGCTACAGCCATGAGCAAATTGGAAGATTGGAAAAACGAGAATGATTCAGAATATATTTGGTATCTCTATAAAAACACACGCGTGAAGCACTTGCTTGGGCTCGAGCCTTTCTCGTTTGAAAAGGTTAAAATAGGAGGCGACAGAAATATCGTAAATGCAGCGAGTGGACGGCATGGCCCCAGCTGGCGAATGATAGTAGAAATGAGTGCCAATGGGCCAAAGGCTTGGGGGATATACCCTGGTAGCCAAAGTGGAAACCCAGGCCATCCTAGTTATGGCGATATGATAGAAGACTGGGCAAGTGGCAACTATGCGCCTTTGCATTATTTAAAATCTGCTACAGATCAAACTGAGCATATTATTTTTTCACAAACCCTTCAATCAGAAAACTAA
- a CDS encoding ABC transporter permease: protein MLKNFFKIAYRNFMRQRVYSLVNTTGLAIGVVCFLLIFLYIHDELSYDTFHSKSDRTYRVIEHFESDGVGEHSASQPFPVGPTLQSEYPGQVEYMTRLFNFQSPFLALANRTLDRNFNEPNVFFVDSTFFDVFDYELVVGDKNTALDEPNAILITESMAKKYFSDQNPLGQNLQFQGEQNLVVKGVLADAPLNAHFQYDFLISFATLRTQYPNRVIKGWYWNPCWTYLVLKDQSEAVTLTSMFPDFVQKYFDEGVRDDVALELQPLTDIHLKSKLDYEIKANSNENNIYVFSAVAVFVLLIAVINFINLSTARATKRAKEVGIRKALGSLRQQLICQFVFESLLQTVFAIAIAMIGIVFLLPSFNALTEKSITLLTFWSPLYISAMLGLILFIGLIAGFYPAFVLSSFKTTEVIKGGKLNNHGIKFRRVLVVLQFSISMILIAGTIMAILQLNYLQDSDLGFDQKAVVMIPVIKTPIAQHYENMKSEMLSHATIRSVTALEEVLGAKHQVMNYEFEGTEKSRPYPRLFVRHDFLKTFDIPLLAGRAYDPSYVTDDSLALVVNETMIKQLGYGAAEQGVGKSVKLQGRSGKIVGVVEDFNFTSKHHPMSPIAVDLWTAPFTFNLFMKYMAVKVDRDNLPASLVVIEKTWQKFIPSRPFEYFFLEDRLAASYKSEAKLSMITTVFSGLAILVACLGLFGLATFTMEQRTKEIGIRKVLGIKTREIVLLLSKDFMVLVGLSFIIAVPVAYVMIDWWLAGFAYRIDVVMWPFLVAGGATFSVAMLTVGIHSLKAATINPARTLKYE from the coding sequence ATGCTCAAAAATTTCTTCAAGATTGCCTATCGAAATTTTATGCGTCAGCGTGTGTATAGTTTGGTCAATACCACTGGGTTAGCCATAGGTGTAGTCTGTTTTCTCTTGATCTTTCTCTACATCCATGATGAATTGAGTTATGATACTTTTCATAGCAAATCCGACCGAACCTATCGTGTTATTGAACATTTCGAAAGCGATGGAGTCGGTGAGCATTCTGCTAGTCAACCATTTCCTGTAGGCCCCACTCTACAGAGCGAATATCCAGGGCAAGTAGAGTATATGACACGTTTGTTCAACTTTCAATCCCCTTTTTTGGCTTTGGCTAATCGAACGCTGGATAGAAATTTTAACGAGCCAAATGTGTTTTTTGTGGATTCTACTTTTTTCGATGTCTTTGATTATGAGCTAGTTGTTGGGGATAAAAATACGGCTTTGGATGAGCCAAATGCCATTTTGATTACCGAATCTATGGCTAAGAAATATTTTAGTGATCAAAACCCATTAGGACAAAACCTTCAGTTTCAAGGAGAACAAAATCTAGTGGTGAAGGGTGTGCTGGCGGATGCGCCACTGAACGCACATTTTCAGTATGATTTTTTGATTTCTTTTGCTACCCTCCGGACACAATATCCCAATAGAGTGATAAAAGGCTGGTATTGGAATCCGTGCTGGACTTATCTGGTGCTCAAGGATCAGTCTGAGGCTGTTACACTCACTAGTATGTTTCCTGATTTTGTGCAGAAGTATTTCGATGAAGGGGTTCGAGATGATGTTGCATTAGAGTTGCAACCGCTTACAGATATTCACCTCAAATCAAAGTTGGACTATGAAATAAAAGCCAATAGCAATGAGAATAATATCTATGTGTTTTCAGCGGTAGCTGTTTTTGTTTTGCTCATAGCTGTGATCAATTTCATCAACTTGTCTACAGCTCGAGCCACTAAGCGAGCCAAGGAAGTTGGTATCCGCAAAGCCTTGGGGAGTTTGCGTCAGCAGCTCATCTGTCAGTTTGTATTTGAGTCTCTGTTGCAGACCGTATTTGCTATTGCTATAGCGATGATTGGTATTGTTTTTCTCTTGCCGAGTTTTAATGCTCTCACTGAAAAATCCATTACGCTGCTTACTTTTTGGTCGCCCTTGTACATCAGCGCCATGTTGGGTCTGATTTTATTTATAGGCTTGATTGCTGGTTTTTATCCAGCTTTTGTCTTGTCATCATTCAAGACCACGGAGGTGATAAAGGGAGGCAAGCTCAACAATCACGGCATAAAATTTCGCCGAGTATTGGTAGTACTACAATTCTCCATTTCTATGATTTTGATAGCAGGCACCATAATGGCGATTTTACAACTAAACTATTTACAAGACAGTGATTTAGGGTTTGATCAGAAAGCTGTAGTAATGATACCAGTGATCAAGACACCTATTGCGCAGCATTATGAAAACATGAAAAGTGAAATGTTGTCGCATGCTACGATCAGGTCTGTGACGGCCCTAGAAGAAGTCTTGGGAGCCAAGCATCAGGTAATGAACTATGAGTTTGAAGGAACAGAAAAATCACGGCCATATCCTCGACTTTTTGTGAGGCACGATTTTTTGAAGACGTTCGATATCCCATTACTGGCAGGGCGGGCATATGATCCTTCCTATGTGACTGACGATAGCTTGGCGCTCGTGGTAAATGAGACGATGATCAAGCAGCTAGGCTATGGCGCAGCAGAGCAAGGAGTTGGTAAGTCTGTGAAGCTTCAAGGTCGTTCAGGTAAAATAGTGGGAGTGGTGGAGGACTTTAACTTCACCTCCAAGCATCATCCGATGTCTCCCATTGCGGTAGATCTCTGGACCGCTCCTTTTACTTTTAACCTATTTATGAAATACATGGCTGTGAAAGTAGATCGAGACAATTTGCCAGCTTCTTTGGTGGTGATTGAGAAGACATGGCAGAAGTTTATACCGAGTCGTCCATTCGAATATTTCTTTTTGGAAGACCGATTGGCAGCGTCTTATAAGTCAGAGGCCAAACTGAGTATGATTACGACTGTCTTTTCTGGATTAGCCATATTAGTAGCTTGTTTAGGTTTGTTTGGATTGGCTACATTTACTATGGAACAACGAACAAAAGAGATTGGTATCAGGAAGGTATTGGGAATCAAAACAAGAGAGATTGTTTTGTTGCTTTCTAAAGACTTTATGGTATTGGTTGGTCTGTCTTTTATAATCGCCGTACCAGTAGCCTACGTTATGATAGATTGGTGGTTGGCTGGCTTTGCTTATCGAATAGACGTGGTGATGTGGCCCTTTTTAGTAGCAGGAGGCGCTACTTTTTCAGTGGCTATGCTTACTGTAGGTATACACTCCCTCAAGGCCGCAACGATCAACCCTGCTAGGACATTGAAATATGAATAG
- a CDS encoding 6-phosphofructokinase, translated as MSIPSIAIICGGGPAPGINTVVSTIAKTFLKDGYRVLGVHGGYKGILSENPEVTDFDFAYADRIFSRGGSSLVMSRFKPKEEDFNAKFFIDNNVKLLVTIGGDDTASTANRLAKYLKKSKVDVKNIHVPKTIDNDLPLPDRNPTFGFHSAKDEGVKIGNTIYEDAITSQNWFIMSAMGRSAGHLAFGIASACHFPMLIIPEMFDKTKVTLDKVVNLIISSMIKRKLEGINYGVALVSEGVFHVIDEQELKDSGILFTYDAHGHPELGNVSKSNIFNVLVQEKLKTLGIEIKSRPVEIGYELRCCRPIGYDLTLCTLLGIGVKKLYDEGNTGCIVTTNSRGDIKPMFLSEFENSDGVIPPRLVDIEAEIYKLSLNNLHFLEEADLAKAEKIVPNPETYDFNKILNWK; from the coding sequence ATGTCCATTCCATCCATTGCAATAATATGCGGCGGCGGCCCAGCTCCAGGTATCAATACCGTGGTGAGCACCATAGCCAAGACTTTTCTCAAGGATGGCTATCGCGTACTGGGCGTGCATGGGGGCTACAAGGGCATTCTTTCGGAAAACCCTGAGGTCACCGACTTTGATTTCGCTTATGCGGATCGTATTTTCAGCAGAGGAGGATCTTCGCTTGTAATGAGCAGATTCAAACCTAAAGAAGAAGATTTTAATGCTAAATTTTTCATTGACAACAATGTAAAATTACTCGTCACCATAGGGGGTGACGATACAGCGAGTACTGCCAACCGACTAGCTAAATATCTAAAGAAAAGTAAGGTAGATGTGAAGAATATTCACGTACCTAAAACAATAGACAATGACTTGCCTCTGCCCGATCGGAATCCTACTTTTGGATTTCATTCGGCCAAAGACGAAGGTGTAAAGATCGGTAACACAATCTACGAAGACGCCATCACAAGTCAAAATTGGTTTATCATGTCAGCCATGGGAAGGTCGGCGGGTCACTTGGCTTTCGGGATCGCCTCAGCCTGTCACTTTCCCATGTTGATTATCCCTGAGATGTTCGACAAAACCAAGGTGACACTCGACAAGGTGGTAAACCTGATCATTTCGTCGATGATCAAAAGAAAATTAGAAGGCATCAACTATGGTGTAGCACTAGTAAGCGAAGGGGTATTTCATGTGATCGATGAGCAAGAGCTCAAAGACTCAGGCATCCTATTCACCTACGATGCACACGGTCACCCAGAGCTCGGCAATGTGAGCAAGTCCAATATTTTCAATGTATTGGTGCAAGAAAAGCTCAAAACGTTGGGTATCGAAATCAAGAGTCGACCGGTAGAGATCGGCTATGAGCTGAGATGCTGCCGCCCGATAGGTTATGACCTTACACTTTGCACCCTTTTGGGAATAGGTGTAAAAAAACTATATGATGAAGGCAACACAGGCTGTATCGTAACGACCAATTCACGTGGTGATATCAAACCTATGTTTCTATCAGAATTTGAAAATAGTGACGGGGTGATTCCTCCTCGTTTGGTGGATATAGAAGCTGAAATTTATAAACTTAGCCTAAACAATCTACATTTCTTAGAGGAAGCTGATTTGGCGAAAGCCGAAAAAATAGTACCTAACCCTGAAACATATGATTTCAACAAAATATTAAACTGGAAATAA